The Georgenia sp. TF02-10 genome window below encodes:
- a CDS encoding SURF1 family protein: MSAPPAAGRYAFLCTRRWLGLVAVLLAVAVACVFLGRWQWHRYEDRSASARQVEAVYDAPARPLAAALPSPTGPVTAAQEWQQVALTGRYLPDATVLLRNRPVGGNPAVHVVTPFLADADGGPVLVVVDRGWLPAEAAEADRAELPPAPAGEVTLTGRLRVAEEPFDRDPPPGQVYTLEPGQVLAGAAAVSPSADLDGAPVLDGHVVAAGGQPGTDGLGGYGRPSFNYGMNFSYALQWWFFAVAAVGALVVLARREAAEEAGGPAPRARGSAEAEEDALVDAQLDAGGGAGGSGQRPGTAGGTGDDGGRRPAAVDGEAGDARRRAAVDGAPPGPAPEDPPGRPDPPALPGQASVTSSR; the protein is encoded by the coding sequence GTGAGCGCACCGCCCGCGGCCGGCCGCTACGCCTTCCTGTGCACCCGCCGGTGGCTGGGGCTGGTGGCCGTCCTGCTCGCCGTCGCTGTCGCCTGCGTCTTCCTCGGCCGCTGGCAGTGGCACCGCTACGAGGACCGCTCCGCCAGCGCCCGGCAGGTCGAGGCCGTCTACGACGCGCCCGCCCGCCCGCTGGCGGCGGCGCTGCCCTCCCCCACCGGGCCGGTCACCGCCGCGCAGGAGTGGCAGCAGGTGGCGCTGACCGGCCGGTACCTGCCCGACGCCACCGTGCTGCTGCGCAACCGCCCCGTCGGGGGGAACCCGGCGGTGCACGTGGTCACCCCGTTCCTGGCCGACGCCGACGGCGGCCCGGTGCTCGTCGTCGTCGACCGCGGCTGGCTGCCGGCCGAGGCCGCCGAGGCCGACCGCGCCGAGCTGCCGCCCGCGCCGGCCGGGGAGGTCACGCTCACCGGGCGGCTGCGGGTGGCCGAGGAGCCCTTCGACCGGGACCCGCCGCCGGGGCAGGTGTACACCCTCGAGCCCGGGCAGGTGCTCGCCGGCGCCGCGGCGGTGAGCCCGTCGGCCGACCTCGACGGCGCGCCGGTGCTGGACGGGCACGTGGTGGCGGCCGGGGGCCAGCCGGGCACCGACGGGCTGGGCGGGTACGGCCGGCCCTCGTTCAACTATGGGATGAACTTCTCCTACGCGCTGCAGTGGTGGTTCTTCGCGGTGGCCGCGGTCGGCGCGCTGGTGGTGCTGGCCCGCCGGGAGGCGGCGGAGGAGGCGGGGGGCCCGGCGCCGCGGGCCCGGGGCAGCGCCGAGGCGGAGGAGGACGCCCTGGTCGACGCCCAGCTCGACGCCGGCGGCGGGGCAGGCGGGAGCGGTCAGCGGCCCGGGACGGCCGGCGGGACCGGGGACGACGGCGGGCGGCGGCCGGCCGCCGTCGACGGCGAGGCTGGCGACGCGCGGCGCCGGGCCG
- a CDS encoding DUF3099 domain-containing protein, whose translation MRARRGRGSQVYAITSVQRALSEDVHDRMVRYLVSMGIRTGCFLLIIVVPGAWKWVCVAGALILPALAVLVANAGRERPTGAPALHDGATAAALPPERQLPYDPKTEYLR comes from the coding sequence ATGAGGGCACGGCGGGGCCGCGGGTCGCAGGTGTATGCGATCACCTCGGTCCAGCGGGCGCTGTCCGAGGACGTCCACGACCGGATGGTCCGCTACCTGGTGTCCATGGGCATCCGCACCGGCTGCTTCCTGCTGATCATCGTGGTGCCGGGGGCCTGGAAGTGGGTCTGCGTGGCCGGGGCACTCATCCTGCCGGCCCTGGCCGTGCTGGTGGCCAACGCCGGCCGCGAGCGCCCCACCGGGGCCCCCGCGCTGCACGACGGCGCGACGGCCGCCGCCCTCCCGCCCGAGCGCCAGCTGCCCTACGACCCGAAGACGGAGTACCTCAGGTGA